A window of candidate division WOR-3 bacterium genomic DNA:
ATAATAATAGTTCATAAAGTTTTAACGGAATATTAACTGAAAAATGACAAAAATTCTTTTCAAGATTGGCTACGCCTATCACAAAGCGGCTTTTGATCCTGTCATAGACCTCATGGTGGATGACGACAAATATGATGTCTTTTTCACCCTCGACATGGAAAGAATCAGAAAGTTTTTTCTATTCGACGTGCCATATCAACAGCCGATAATCGATGAATGGGAAAAAAAGGGTTACAGGTTTACGAAGAACACCAGAGGTTTTGATGTAGTCATAACGGGGGACACTCTTAAAAACGCCGCTGATTACGGAAAGACAATGCTGTGCTTTTTAAATCACGGAACAGGCATAAAGAATATACTCTACAGGGAGCTGGCAAAAGTTCCCGATCATAGGTATCAGATTTTTGTCGAGGGACCTCACAGGGTTGAATCTCTTCAAAAATCCGGTAGGCTGGGGAAAAATGAAGTTCACATCGTGGGGCTCCCTAAACTAGATTATTATTTCCAGGGAATGTTCAGCGATAGAACAGGGATTTTAAGCGATCTCGGTCTTGATCCGTCAAAGAAAACCGTGGTCTACGCGCCGACGTATAAGCCAACATCATTATACGACCTAAAAGACGACATATTTGAACAGACGAAGGACTATAACCTGATAATCAAACTCCATCCCTACAGCTGGATGGGGAAATACGCTCCTCACAATCAACACAGAATATATGAAAGAAAAATGAAAAAATATTCTCACGCGGTACTGTTGCCTTTCGAATCATACAGCATAGTGCCCTATTACTCAGTAGCGGATACATTGATTGGCGAAGCTTCGAGCACGGTTTTCGACTTTCTCGCTCTCGGCAAATTCGGAATCGTCTACGATTTACCCTGCGATAAGCTGAACCATTCCGACGGAGAGCCACTTCTCGAGATTGACAACCGAGAATTTTTAAAAGGTGCTTTTGTCCACGTAAAAAGCGGAAAAGATTTAAGCATTGCTGTTGAAAGAGCTCTTAATCCGACACCGGATATGGTTCGGAAAGCTGATGAATACAGGCAAACCCTCTTTTATAAGCTCGACGGGAACGCTTCAAAAAGGTTCGTTCAGAAAATGGAAGAACTTTTAAAAGAGGGCGGTCACGAAAACAATCCGAATGAGGCTCTCGTAAATTGAAAGGCGTGATTATTGCCGCTGGAGACGGAAGCCGCCTGTGGCCCGAGACGAACAGAACTCCAAAATCCCTTTTGCCGTTTAAGCAAGACACAATTCTTTCGTGTGTGATTAAAAATCTTTCAAACGCTGGTGTAGATGATTTCATAATTGTTTTGGGTTTTAAATCCCAGATGATAATTGAGTATCTGAGAAAGAACGATTTGCTTGATTTTAAAATAAGTACAGTTCTGAACAGTGATTTTAAAAGAGGCAATGGAACTTCGGTTTTAAAGGCCTATGACCTGGTGGGGGATGA
This region includes:
- a CDS encoding CDP-glycerol glycerophosphotransferase family protein — translated: MTKILFKIGYAYHKAAFDPVIDLMVDDDKYDVFFTLDMERIRKFFLFDVPYQQPIIDEWEKKGYRFTKNTRGFDVVITGDTLKNAADYGKTMLCFLNHGTGIKNILYRELAKVPDHRYQIFVEGPHRVESLQKSGRLGKNEVHIVGLPKLDYYFQGMFSDRTGILSDLGLDPSKKTVVYAPTYKPTSLYDLKDDIFEQTKDYNLIIKLHPYSWMGKYAPHNQHRIYERKMKKYSHAVLLPFESYSIVPYYSVADTLIGEASSTVFDFLALGKFGIVYDLPCDKLNHSDGEPLLEIDNREFLKGAFVHVKSGKDLSIAVERALNPTPDMVRKADEYRQTLFYKLDGNASKRFVQKMEELLKEGGHENNPNEALVN